In the Diorhabda carinulata isolate Delta chromosome 9, icDioCari1.1, whole genome shotgun sequence genome, one interval contains:
- the LOC130897895 gene encoding U6 snRNA-associated Sm-like protein LSm5, which produces MSTMPVTTSTLLPLELVDKCIGSRIHIIMKNDKEIVGTLLGFDDFVNMLLDDVTEYENTPEGRRITKLDEILLNGNNITMLVPGGDMPE; this is translated from the exons ATGAGTACTATGCCGGTTACAACTTCAACACTGTTACCATTAG AATTGGTTGACAAATGTATAGGATCAAGAATtcatataattatgaaaaatgacaAAGAAATCGTTGGAACTCTATTAGGATTTGATGATTTTGTCAATATGTTATTAGATGATGTTACAGAGTATGAAAATACACCGGAGGGAAGGCGAATAACGAAACTTGATGAAATATTACTTAACGGAAATAACATAACTATG CTTGTACCAGGTGGAGATATGCCAGAGTAA